In one Solanum dulcamara chromosome 1, daSolDulc1.2, whole genome shotgun sequence genomic region, the following are encoded:
- the LOC129887470 gene encoding protein SENSITIVE TO PROTON RHIZOTOXICITY 1-like: MSFPGDLRHTIRDDPRVPLLNLSAVQTRMDSLQKFLSDSVNSNTLLGQQQMNMVSDEITSAIHQIIVNGAALLSSTQLTDPTPPSESKINLKSNHKRTFPEFDRSDFESKVEVLDEEEENGGGGDWEIIELDAVELLAEHIHFCDFCGKGFKRDANLRMHMRAHGNQYKTPEALAKPDKCIESSISNKRRRFSCPFIGCTRNKTHNKFRPLKSAICVKNHFKRSHCPKMYSCTRCNKKSFSVLADLKSHLKHCGETKWKCSCGTSFSRKDKLFGHMALFEGHMPAIEAAPAPAFENEDDVRMDIKTGSGNGLLDIRTGSDNGFLDRLMLDEFESIDSYCFQDLLGSSSPNGLNTVSDTTGWFV, encoded by the coding sequence ATGTCATTTCCCGGCGACTTACGTCACACAATCAGAGATGATCCTAGGGTTCCACTTCTCAACCTCTCCGCCGTCCAAACCCGAATGGATTCCCTCCAGAAATTTCTCTCAGATTCGGTAAACTCCAATACTTTACTTGGTCAACAACAGATGAACATGGTTTCCGATGAAATCACCTCCGCAATCCATCAGATTATTGTCAACGGCGCCGCTCTACTCTCCTCTACCCAATTAACAGATCCTACGCCGCCGTCGGAATCGAAAATCAATCTGAAATCGAATCACAAGAGAACGTTTCCGGAATTTGATCGGAGTGATTTTGAGTCGAAGGTGGAGGTTTTagacgaagaagaagaaaacgGCGGCGGCGGCGATTGGGAGATTATTGAGCTGGATGCGGTGGAGCTATTGGCGGAGCATATCCACTTTTGTGATTTCTGCGGAAAAGGATTCAAACGAGATGCGAATTTGCGGATGCATATGAGAGCTCATGGAAATCAGTACAAAACACCAGAAGCATTAGCAAAACCCGATAAATGCATCGAATCATCGATTTCGAATAAGAGAAGAAGGTTTTCATGCCCTTTCATCGGTTGTACTCGCAACAAAACGCACAACAAATTTCGACCATTGAAATCTGCGATTTGCGTTAAGAATCACTTCAAGAGAAGTCATTGTCCCAAGATGTACTCATGTACCCGTTGCAATAAGAAGAGTTTCTCCGTCCTTGCAGATTTGAAAAGCCATTTGAAACACTGTGGAGAGACAAAATGGAAGTGTTCTTGTGGGACGAGCTTTTCCAGAAAGGACAAATTGTTTGGTCACATGGCGTTGTTCGAGGGCCACATGCCGGCGATTGAAGCTGCGCCGGCGCCGGCGTTTGAAAATGAGGATGATGTGAGAATGGATATCAAAACCGGGTCGGGTAATGGATTGTTGGATATTAGAACCGGGTCGGATAATGGCTTTTTGGATAGGTTAATGCTTGATGAGTTTGAATCTATTGACAGTTATTGCTTCCAAGATTTACTCggatcttcttctccaaatgGTTTAAATACAGTTTCAGATACTACTGGATGGTTCGTTTAG